The DNA window CAAATGACAGCTCTGTGCAGGGCAGTCAATGTGATCAATAAAGTGACTACGtcaacttttttaaaacaaattcaaaatacTGTGGTTTATTTGGTGGTCGCACCTTGCAATATTTCACACATTGAACCAGCAGGTGGCACTGTCTTTACAGGTGttaggagagaggaaacagtaCACCTCATTAATTTTCAATTTagaaaagacacaaatgcaTTCCCATAATCCTCACAATGTCAGTGATCTTCATGTTGCATTTCTGTTACACTTTTATAGATTCTTGTAAAATAatcacataaacacaggagaggaatacagtatgtatatggATTTATGAAACCCTGAGGGTTGTATGCTGTGTAAGTAAATACTTAACAAGAGTTCACCTGCAAATTTCTTAGGTTTAAACTGAAGATGAGGCTTACTTGTTGCAAACCAGCCAAACAACAACATCTTGCGAGTGTTGGCCATATAGAATCccaaaacagaggaaaacagacaCAACTTCTTGCAAGGATAGTCTTGCTCAAGCACTGAAGCATTAATTTAAAAAGGTAGCATTATtggaaaatatcaaacatttataCAGATTGTTAAGGAGTATCTCCTTGTTCAGGGGAGGAAAATTGCTTTACCAGCCATAATCTGTGTTTAAGAATGTTTCTGAGTTATATCAGGACTTTAAAAGTGCTTCTATACTGTATAGAAATACTGAAGCTGTTACAAACTGTGTCAAGAGTCATGTTAAATATAGCTACTGGAAGACACTGTCCCtggagtgtgcatgtgtgtgtgtgtggagagactGTATGTAGTTTATGAGTAGGGAGAGCcctcctctcacacacattcaaaacatTCCACACTGGAAAAGATCAGAGGTCACATTGTCAGTATAAGGCGGGACACAGTTTGACACTCACATgtacgcacaaacacacacacacacacacacacacacacacacagcctgcatCCAAACTAAACAAAGTCCTTGGCTGTCGTTGTATTGTCATTAACCTCCCATCTTCATAtccagagaagaggaggaggaagattgAAGTGCTTGATGAGTGTGGGATGAAGAACGGGGCGAGGCTCTGACTCATCGGAGGTGTGTCCTGATCCCAGGTGGTTTGGGGTTCACTGTAAtaagagagaggaaagatgaagaaaaagacaacCCAGTAGATGAGACTAGCAAATGTACTGAACTGCTACTACCTCTGTTTTCTTTGCTGGGGTAGATCCGAGGGAAAGGCTTGAATTCATCGGGAGGGGGTAAGTCTTCTACAGGGTGGAACTGGAACTTGGATTCAAAGTCGTCTGCAAGGTTAGAGTGAAGATGAAGATTTGAGGCTGGCATTTTCCCTCATTTTCAAATGATAAATGTTACTCAAGGTGTTCCTCTCCACTCCAGGTAGAACAGCTTTCATCAACAGCCCAAAACTGTCTTTCCTTCACCCTTATAAACATATTCTACCATCACAGGGGTGTTGGAAAGACACTTAAGTGTACTAATAATGATCTAGATGCttatttttcctgctgctgtttgctggTCTTCATGTCATCTGAATAACTTAATTActttattgtaaaatgtcagtctCACCCAGACTGTGCAGGTGTCCATTCCTGAGACTGGATGGGGGCagtggagggggtggagggggaggaaTGCGGCTGGACAGCTCGGTGGTGGGGGAGCGTGCCGggggagctggaggaggagccaGACGACCAACACCTGTTAACACAGGAGACAAGACAACCTGTCAGTTATCAGCAATATGATCgtcaacatgaaaaacagatcTAAATCTGATATGCTGGTGTGTAATCCCAACTGAGACTGCCAAGCCACACTCacactttttttccacaagtGTTGATTTGGATACATTGCTAAAAAACTAGAGGGTTTCACAACACATGCTTTCTTTAATGACTAGCTGTAGCAGATGCCACAGTTTTAAACCACTACTTGTTTGAAAGTTTCAGTCACATAAAGAGCTAGCAGCAGAGCCAGCAATTACTACATATCTTTCTACTACTGTTTTTTTCGTTGTTTATGTCTGGGCAACTGTGGCTcagaggtagagcaggttgtccaccaatcggaagatcggcagtttgattcccagctcctccatgTTGAAGTGGATACTGaagcaagatactgaacctcaaattgctcccgaaggctgtgccatgggtatgtgtgtgaatgcattagATAgtcctcctgatgagcaggttggcacttTGCATGGCAGCCCCTACCATCAGTGTATGATTGtgtgggtgaatgttggcatgcagtgtaaagtgctttgagtggttggaagactatAAAGGCATTATATGAGTGTAGTCCATTTACATAGTACTATGTGTGACGTCTTTATCAAGTTTTCTATAATTAGTAATGTATGACAACATGCACAATGATTATACTGTGTCATAAACAAACCCTgctatttgtacatttttacaacATGTATGTTTACAATAGATTATTTAAAATTATGCTGTTGTTAGAAACGCTCAGATGAGTGAGCTGAAAACAATGTCTACATCACATCCCGTCCTCTGCAAAGTTTCTTTCCAGTTTAAGCCAGACTATATTTTAGTTTAATGTCCCTGAGCTCTGTCCAGCTCATGATGAGATGAAAAAACATCATCTATTGATTTGAAATGAGCCATCTCTCTTGTCCTTGTATTTTTTTGCGTCATCCCTGTCTCCATCTTACTGCTGATGGCTGTGCATTGTGTTTGAAGGTGAAAACCCTTTGGAGGCCTTGGAAAGGTCTCTCCATTCTGCCAAAAATATGACAGGAAGTTCTTTTGGTTGCAGCCTCTCTCTTTTTACCAGAATGAATAATGCAGATTGATAAAATTAGAGGAACAGTTTTGGTGTTCACCTACCTGCACTTCTGGGCACAGCAGGTGGCCGCCGGGTGGGGGCGTTCCAGGGGTACGAGGGTGGCAGAGAGCGCATGGTTGGGGAGGGCACTGGAGCCAACTTGGgcggaggaggggggagggtggTTGGGCCGCTGGGGGTGAAAGAAGCAGgtagagggggaggaggaggcgggggaGGAGGTCCAATAGGGCTGTCCCGCAGGATGGGGAACCTAGAAGGTTCAGAGTGGATTGGGGAGGGGAGTGGAGGGTAGAAGCAACCCGAGGAACGGTCCCCTGGGACACAGGAGGGAGATAtgtgaggtggaggaggaggaggaggagtagaggGCTGGGAGATGGAGGTGTGGTGGGGGTGCTGGATGGGGAGCCAGGTGGGCTTTGTGACCAtggatggaggtggagggggagggcAGGACGGGAGAGGTGGAGGCTTGTTGGCAGGCCGGTCCTGGAAGGCTTGAggtgggggaggtgggggaggaCCAGAGGGAGGAGCAGGTGGAGGCGGAGGGGGAGGGGAAGCAGGGAAAGAAGGTGGGTGCCTGCTGCTgtgagagggggagggaggggcaGAGGACGAGGGAGCGAGCGGACGGTAGGCGGCGCTTTCTCGCTCCGTCGTCCTGTGAGGCTCAGAGTCTGCTGATATGGGCGGGTTCCACAGCGGCTTCAGGGAGGCTGAGGAGCTCGAACGCGTCACTTCAACacacagaagaggagagaaaaattCAGAAAAGACCACAAAATagacacaaaatacagaaatctaGTAAGATCTTAAGAATTTACCAACCTGGGGTCTTGCCTGATAAGTCTCTTTGACCTATAGGCTTCAGAGTGGGAAACCCTCCAGCAAAGAGCCCACCCAAAGAGGGTCCCACGGGTGCCatccctcctgatgagccctgAGAAGCACCAACACTGCTGGACACATCTCCAGTGCTAGCCTTGATGTCTGGGgaacaacacacatacacacacattacaagTGAGCATTAATTTCAAGGATGTCAGTGGCCGTTTAGTCAAAATTACAAAGTCAGGTGTTAGCTTTCATTTTCGTGAGAATGTTGTTCTTTAAAGGCTTTAGAAGCACAGTTTCAGGCCGgaacatgaatacattttgcacCACCCAAATTACCTGAGCTCCCGGAGGGCCAACTACACACCTTTTCACAAAAGAGAGCAGACTATTCCAACTGGCATGGATCCATACATGTAACCGACATTGCCACTTATAACTACTAGCCAATGGGCACTTGTAGGTTAAGTTAACCttcacatactgttcatattcagACCCTTCACAGTATCCCTCATAATTATTCTCCATACCAAATTTCTGCACAACAAATCATTCATGAATACCTTATCAGCCACAGATAAATGTGTGATTAATGAGAATAGAGAGAGTTTATTAGCTTTTACgtttttgtttatggagaaaaaatatttacaatcaCACTATATAATGGTCCTATGTTACATAAAACAGGGAAATATAAGTTCAATGAA is part of the Thunnus albacares chromosome 19, fThuAlb1.1, whole genome shotgun sequence genome and encodes:
- the wipf3 gene encoding WAS/WASL-interacting protein family member 3, whose protein sequence is MPVPPPPPPPPPGLPPPPPPSAALPQCPLEPPKLQSGGGGGGRNALLSDIQKGTRLRKVTHVNDRSAPAVDNIKASTGDVSSSVGASQGSSGGMAPVGPSLGGLFAGGFPTLKPIGQRDLSGKTPVTRSSSSASLKPLWNPPISADSEPHRTTERESAAYRPLAPSSSAPPSPSHSSRHPPSFPASPPPPPPPAPPSGPPPPPPPQAFQDRPANKPPPLPSCPPPPPPSMVTKPTWLPIQHPHHTSISQPSTPPPPPPPHISPSCVPGDRSSGCFYPPLPSPIHSEPSRFPILRDSPIGPPPPPPPPPLPASFTPSGPTTLPPPPPKLAPVPSPTMRSLPPSYPWNAPTRRPPAVPRSAGVGRLAPPPAPPARSPTTELSSRIPPPPPPPLPPSSLRNGHLHSLDDFESKFQFHPVEDLPPPDEFKPFPRIYPSKENRVNPKPPGIRTHLR